AGGTGATCCAGCCCCAGGGCCAGCACCTGCGGCGGGCACTGCTCCGTATCCGCCGGCAGCTCGTTTTCCACATTGCGGCGGAAGGTGGTCACGAAGCAGGAGGGCGCACCCATGGTAAACCGTGGCTCCAGCCCGCAGAGCCAGGTGGTCTGCGTGCCACCGCCCGAGTTGCCCGTGACGCCCAGGTGCTGCGGATCCACTTCGTCTCGGGTGAGCAGGTAGTCGAGCGCGCGAATGCCATCCCAGGCAAACCAGGTGCCGAGGAACTCGCCGACTAGGATCTGGGAATTGCCCATCTGAATGTGCTCCGACACGCCGCCGCCGAGGCGTGACTTCAGGACTGCATTGTCCAGGTATTGGAAGCGTTCCCCCTGCCCGACGGGATCAATGAGGAAACAGAGGTGCCCGAGACGCGCCAAGCCCTGGGCAAAACTCTGGTAAGCCTCCGCCGCCTTGCCATTCAAGGAATGCCCACACAGGCCCACGGTCGCCGGCATCTTGCCCGTGCGCCCTTTCGGAACATAAAGATTGCCCGTGACGAAGTAACCCGGGCGGCTTTCAAAGATGATGTTTTCGATCCGGTACGCCTCACGTTCCACCACGCCCGTGACCTTCGCATTCAGCGGCGTCTTCTCGGGCAGCGGGCCAAAACTCTGACGGATGCGCTCCTGCACAGACTTCACATAAGCCTCAGCATCGGCCTGCGTTTTCAGCGCGGCTCGGTGGGCATTGCCCTGGGCTTCGATCTCGCGCACCGCATCCACCAGCCAGTCCTGCTGCATGCGCGGAAAACGGTTCAAGGAGGCGATGGCGGGCGTGCTGGTCGCTGGCTTCGCCACAGCATCTGCCGCCGCCGTGCCGCCAGCCCCGAGATGCGAAAGAAGAGGCAGGCTCAAAAGGCCGAAGCCGGTGGTCTGCAAAAAGTCGCGGCGTGGGGAGGTCGGGGAGCTGGGCATGGGGGAGAAAATACCCTCCCTACCGCCCCTTTCTTTCCCCAGGTTCCCCTGGCCTCAGGGCCCAAAAAAAGAGCGGGCCTTTCAGCCCGCTCTTCTTGAAGATCGTTGATCAGGATCAACCAGCGATGGAGAACACTTCGCGGGCGTCAGCGATGCTGCCAGTCAGAGCAGCCGCAGCGACCATGACGGGGGACATCAGCACGGTGCGACCCGTGGTGCTGCCCTGACGGCCTTTGAAGTTACGGTTGCTGGAGGACGCGCAGAGCTGGTCACCCACGAGTTTGTCGGGGTTCATGGCCAGGCACATGGAGCAGCCAGCATTGCGCCATTCGAAACCGGCTTCGGAGAAGACTTTGTCGAGGCCTTCCTGGCGGGCCATGACATCCACGATCTGGGAGCCGGGAACGGCGATGGCCTTGACGCCTGCGGCGACTTTCTTGCCCTTGATGAACTTGGCCACTTCGCGGAAGTCGCTGAGACGGCCGTTGGTGCAAGAACCGATGAAGGCGACGTCAATCTTGGTGCCCTTGATCGGCTCGCCCGCAGGCAGCTTCATGTAGTCCAGGGCGTCCTGGATGGAGATGCGGCCGGGTTCAGTCGTGGCGCTTTCAGGGGTCGGCACGTTTTCGGTGACGGCGATGGCTTGGTCCGGGCTGGTGCCCCAGGTGACGGTCGGCGGCACATCTTCGGCGCGGATGTTGACGATGTCGTCGTACTTAGCGTCCTTGTCGGAGGCCACTTCGCGCCACTTGGCGACGGTGCTGTCCCATTCTGCGCCTTGCGGGGAGTAGGGGCGGCCTTTGAGGTATTCAAAGGTCGTTTCATCCGGATTCACATAACCGCAGCGGGCACCACCTTCGATGGCCATGTTGCAGACGGTCATGCGCTCTTCCATCGTGAACTCGTCAAAGATATTGCCGCCGTATTCGTAGGCGTAGCCGATGCCGCCATTCGCCCCCAAGAGGCGGATGATGTGCAGAGCCACGTCCTTGGAGTAAACCCCAGGGCGAAGTTTGCCCTCCACATTGATGCGGCGGACTTTCATCTTGCCCATGGCCATGGTCTGGGTGGCCAGGATGTCGCGCACCTGCGTGGTGCCGATGCCGAAAGCGATGGCGCCAAAGGCTCCATGAGTGGCGGTGTGGGAGTCGCCACAAGCGATGGTGGTGCCTGGCTGGGTGATGCCCTGCTCTGGCCCGACGACGTGGACGATGCCCTGCTTGCCACTGGAAAGGCTGAAGTAAGTGATGCCGAATTCCTGAGCGTTCTTGTTCAGCTCCTGGATCATCGCTTCGGCGAGAGGATCGGAGAAAGGGGAGACTTGGCTGTCGGTCGGGACGATATGATCCACCGTCGCAAAGGTGCGGTGGGGGTAGGCCACCTTCAGATTGAGGTCGCGCAGCATGCCGAAGGCCTGAGGGCTGGTCACTTCATG
This genomic interval from Prosthecobacter algae contains the following:
- the leuC gene encoding 3-isopropylmalate dehydratase large subunit, whose amino-acid sequence is MGKTLFEKVWESHVVGTLANGQTQLLIDTHLVHEVTSPQAFGMLRDLNLKVAYPHRTFATVDHIVPTDSQVSPFSDPLAEAMIQELNKNAQEFGITYFSLSSGKQGIVHVVGPEQGITQPGTTIACGDSHTATHGAFGAIAFGIGTTQVRDILATQTMAMGKMKVRRINVEGKLRPGVYSKDVALHIIRLLGANGGIGYAYEYGGNIFDEFTMEERMTVCNMAIEGGARCGYVNPDETTFEYLKGRPYSPQGAEWDSTVAKWREVASDKDAKYDDIVNIRAEDVPPTVTWGTSPDQAIAVTENVPTPESATTEPGRISIQDALDYMKLPAGEPIKGTKIDVAFIGSCTNGRLSDFREVAKFIKGKKVAAGVKAIAVPGSQIVDVMARQEGLDKVFSEAGFEWRNAGCSMCLAMNPDKLVGDQLCASSSNRNFKGRQGSTTGRTVLMSPVMVAAAALTGSIADAREVFSIAG